The Rhizoctonia solani chromosome 4, complete sequence genome contains a region encoding:
- a CDS encoding lim-type zinc finger-containing protein, giving the protein MAKELTHRPKRRRARKENPYPDLALDRCYLAEVPLEVLSNILGYVYSIDLLALYRTSTYFHRTLKDPQQQHIWKNARICFPHFPIPAPVRISEIRVASLLFDDTTCSICKQVSNIPLVSHVYPTRVCNGSSCRRQLDELYESPKPEHLTLISGVVPSREIISAEPLGFFHVPSLIFHRKKTICRKSDIDMVMKDIDAGMEKAELQVKYECTPEQTAAFNCYMIQLQEISSNLIQLKSRTDSQTRKFANKKLSDYKGKEVQLSNKHITSATNLTIFLQDWNSIPPRAPTQNPAKPELTIGQIIIKEMDEMVVKLKRRKDETALRNTREAVKNHWQEMMNASGMSGQAGSCVPRWNEFALLPGVNSLLKPNGQDGALNVEDLQNKESTLTKMVQSNVDSWNSRTQGHFRKILKVPISKKNEVPEPGTVPPLDRVTALFECAKCKSVGLGLAQEGTLTFKSAVKHRCPGTSAKHFQWTTELFKPDQYGIQVAQHALALAGLVEDKTKRSDMDDIGLRFLCKLCTGKQPIYLEYRNLIGHMKRHSARDLQGSFEYLDEHPKLSSSIPSSEGLVEKRRRGGTKTKGFTSHPKSNDFFTCRHCEKSMLWNALVSHVKAKHTFSDVRDEDFYPNPKEGYFGCGAGPVSYVPELSDLTTKYMLALASLAPPQQQYPAQQYAQPPQTPYPTLARTQTYSGPAHSAQAAHNIGYSPGQNRSATDLMAAQQQYPPGPYPAQPYAPYGQPAPPAQAPFSPFAQSSASQYQQPPVTQASASRFQHQHSQSVPAYQQTSAFAPAQQPAAGYAPQPGAAPAPNGIAGYPSAQPPGPYGAAPASQQPASFRATQSAVPPRNSVFVPPVFGSRARSAEPPPDLIRAPTVASARSLDSALVNKRPLPHPAMGGTGSLPSVRERASTLEGSPGNKQFTYPGFESPTKTGYIPYNRPSPSTISPASGSPPKPTYAAQPSANPRTAPFDPFSASRISQMASSPPKPGPSFGTQPAAPPTVAPPPPFAPTWPQEKATKPDFSLTSSTSAPSLLPALRDSSTSLTYSPSKPMTPPNAKASLPSDDDWAERSKEWSRERDRAEDAIARAHEAGRSFLQDRGVTQPKSEAAAIAEEYLARKGLSPTRSNPSPERSAPTVKDYASTPPTRRFQPPEKTNDSWRSSTLGRKDRWPDQKGDYMDQKWTQPGRRQGSPERGQSPERQHSPERQGRYSSPERRTSPGNGSGTSPKPRSQRTFPSDGDYTQHRSKETFRANGSGRHRHQFSEPTRSPREEYYETTEDDYDDRPPPPEARRRSQEIGRSQDEARRSYDEGRSHDEGRRSHDEGRRGHDEGRRNHDEVRRSYDHGRRSPDEEPYEYHSFEQAPPPGRGNYDTWHAQSRKERDQDPRPIPQDLRRSPSRNGHSSPERTSRQPPPQQRPPPQPSQQQPRSANTQPSRPPTVSPATSPRAPNGQPPQQSQQRQSMAMRMAAQALADEGGKPRPSNVQQPPRGPVRPETRQDTYERRSPAPVARREPPPRTPSPPPSETEEEYEEVPPQWRKPPTPPSPSKELAGTSPRKGLARVPPPPPPRPPSAITNQEDEYRYEYDEPYWEQPVQKPKLADVLPKREPLRENIQPALTRPRPPARRDTSPARREQTPVQREQTPVHREATPARREATPVRRESTPVQRAATPIGREGTPARRDASRDAALRRPVPPPPPPPAPMSPPQQPQQVSLARQPPPPPQIQPYPQQVQRRPSPQSQEPPPPQAQVPQVQERPSRVQERPPQAQERFQQVHDRPAPVGSPSPARAPAVMHRADDPAPAPGIPSFSFDLADEPPQSVGPSISVTSPRDADPAGPRIHVDGPEPEPPSISIIEDSRPQLSNNRSDSPVRHGSGLRCAGCDGAIAGRIVSAMGSRWHPHCFKCDDCGTLLEHVSSYEHDGKAYCHLDYHDRFAPRCYHCKTPIVDERFIALDDPALGGQRYYHELHFFCAECGDPFLDPSASSAAPPAARGHIFGEGDGDDDVGFTVFNGHPYCESCHVRLRMPRCGSSSKSGRPGPPGVGCGKPIREEAIEALGRKWHWKCFTCDSCKKPFEDPSFFQREDAAFCDPCYRILLKNEF; this is encoded by the exons ATGGCTAAGGAAC TGACGCACCGCCCCAAGAGACGAAGGGCCAGAAAAGAGAACCCATATCCTGATTTAGCGCTTGACCGATGCTACCTTGCGGAGGTTCCACTTGAGGTCTTGTCCAAT ATCCTTGGATACGTCTACTCGATCGACCTCCTCGCTCTATATCGCACGAGTACGTACTTTCATAGGACTTTAAAAGATCCCCAGCAACAGCACATATGGAAGAATGCACGTATCTGCTTTCCCCACTTTCCCATCCCCGCTCCTGTTCGCATATCAGAAATACGAGTGGCATCGTTATTATTTGACGACACAACATGCTCG ATTTGTAAACAAGTGTCGAATATACCACTGGTAAGCCATGTGTACCCCACTCGCGTTTGCAAT GGATCCAGTTGCAGAAGGCAACTCGACGA GCTGTACGAGTCTCCGAAACCTGAGCATTTGACCCTCATATCTGGCGTTGTTCCGTCAAGAGAGA TTATCAGCGCAGAGCCACTCGGCTTCTTTCACGTACCGTCGTTAATATTTCACAGG AAAAAGACTATTTGCAGAAAAAGTGATATAGATATGGTCATGAAAGACATCGATGCAGGCATGGAGAAAGCCGAATTGCAGGTCAAGTATGAATGCACACCCGAACAGACCGCCGCTTTCAATTGT TACATGATTCAGCTCCAAGAAATTTCTTCCAACCTAATTCAGCTCAAGAGTAGAACCGATAGTCAAACAAGGAAATT CGCCAATAAGAAACTGTCCGACTACAAAGGGAAAGAAGTCCAACTAAGCAACA AACATATTACCTCGGCTACCAATCTAACAATATTCCTTCAAGACTGGAATTCGATACCTCCTCGAGCACCAACTCAAAACCCTGCCAAGCCAGAATTGACTATTGGGCAGATCATCATAAAAGAAATGGACGAAATGGTCGTGAAATTGAAGCGCAGAAAAGACGAAACGGCCCTACGGAACACTCGAGAGGCGGTGAAGAATCACTGGCAAGAAATGATGAACGCCTCTGGCATGTCTGGTCAAGCCGGGTCCTGCGTACCAAGGTGGAATGAATTTGCATTGCTCCCCGGTGTGAATTCGCTATTGAAACCCAATGGTCAAGATGGTGCTCTCAACGTCGAAGACCTGCAGAACAAAGAGTCGACATTAACCAAGATGGTACAGTCGAACGTCGACTCCTGGAATAGTCGTACACAAGGACATTTCCGAAAGATACTCAAGGTACCAATTTCTAAGAAGAACGAAGTCCCGGAGCCTGGTACAGTGCCGCCTCTCGACCGCGTTACGGCTCTATTTGAGTGTGCCAAGTGCAAATCTGTTGGTTTGGGTCTCGCACAAGAAGGGACTTTAACATTCAAGTCTGCGGTCAAACACCGGTGCCCGGGGACATCCGCAAAGCACTTCCAGTGGACTACAGAGCTTTTCAAGCCCGACCAATATGGAATTCAAGTCGCCCAACATGCTCTTGCTTTGGCTGGGCTAGTTGAAGATAAGACCAAACGGTCTGACATGGATGACATTGGACTACGATTCCTCTGCAAGTTATGTACGGGGAAGCAGCCTATTTATCTGGAATACCGCAATCTG ATCGGTCATATGAAGAGACACAGTGCCCGCGATCTGCAAGGGTCGTTCGAGTACTTGGACGAACATCCGAAACTCAGTTCGAGTATTCCGTCAAGTGAGGGGCTCGTTGAAAAGCGCCGACGAGGGGGCACGAAGACGAAAGGCTTTACCAGTCACCCCAAATCCAACGACTTTTTCACATGTCGACACTGTGAAAAGTCGATGTTATGGAACGCACTTGTGTCTCATGTCAAAGCGAA ACATACCTTTTCCGATGTTCGCGATGAAGATTTCTATCCCAATCCCAAAGAAG GCTACTTTGGTTGTGGGGCTGGTCCTGTATCGTATGTACCTGAACTCAGTGATCTAACCACCAAGTATATGCTTGCTCTGGCCAGCCTA GCACCACCTCAACAGCAATACCCAGCCCAACAGTATGCACAACCACCACAGACCCCATACCCCACTCTAGCCAGAACACAGACATATTCAGGCCCAGCCCACTCGGCACAGGCAGctcacaatataggctattCTCCTGGTCAAAACCGCTCTGCTACTGATCTCATGGCTGCTCAACAGCAGTATCCCCCAGGCCCCTATCCAGCTCAACCCTATGCTCCCTATGGACAACCCGCACCGCCTGCTCAGGCCCCTTTCTCTCCGTTTGCCCAGTCATCTGCATCTCAATATCAACAGCCTCCAGTCACTCAAGCAAGTGCGTCTCGCTTTCAGCACCAGCATTCCCAGTCGGTCCCAGCATATCAGCAAACGTCCGCTTTCGCACCCGCACAGCAGCCCGCAGCTGGATATGCACCACAGCCTGGTGCCGCACCAGCTCCCAATGGCATTGCAGGATATCCCTCTGCTCAACCCCCTGGGCCATATGGAGCAGCCCCTGCGT CCCAACAGCCAGCATCGTTCCGCGCTACACAAAGTGCTGTGCCACCGAGGAATTCGGTGTTTGTCCCACCAGTTTTCGGATCACGCGCGCGTTCCGCCGAGCCCCCACCCGATTTGATACGCGCTCCCACCGTTGCTTCAGCAAGATCACTAGATTCGGCCTTGGTCAATAAACGACCGCTGCCCCATCCAGCTATGGGCGGTACCGGGTCGCTTCCAAGTGTGCGAGAGCGTGCTAGTACACTTGAAGGGAGTCCGGGAAACAAACAGTTTACATACCCTGGGTTCGAATCGCCTACCAAAACAGGCTATATACCATACAACCGCCCCAGCCCCTCGACAATATCACCAGCTTCTGGCTCGCCCCCTAAACCAACTTATGCTGCTCAACCATCTGCAAATCCTCGAACTGCCCCTTTTGATCCTTTCAGTGCGTCCAGGATATCCCAAATGGCTTCGTCTCCTCCAAAACCAGGGCCAAGTTTTGGCACCCAACCTGCAGCCCCACCAACAGTGGCACCCCCTCCGCCCTTTGCTCCCACCTGGCCTCAAGAGAAAGCAACTAAACCAGATTTTTCTCTGACGTCTTCAACGAGTGCCCCAAGTTTACTTCCGGCATTA CGCGACTCCTCCACAAGTCTTACCTATTCTCCATCGAAACCCATGACACCTCCAAATGCAAAGGCGTCTCTACCTAGCGATGACGATTGGGCGGAAAGATCAAAGGAGTGGAGCCGAGAGAGGGACCGGGCAGAGGATGCGATTGCTCGTGCTCATGAAGCAGGCCGATCGTTTCTACAAGATCGCGGGGTAACCCAGCCAAAGTCAGAAGCAGCGGCGATCGCCGAGGAGTATCTTGCTAGGAAAGGGCTCTCGCCAACAAGATCCAACCCCTCACCCGAACGTTCTGCTCCTACGGTAAAAGATTACGCATCTACACCTCCGACTAGGCGATTTCAACCCCCTGAAAAGACCAACGACAGCTGGAGATCGAGCACCCTTGGTCGGAAGGATAGATGGCCAGACCAAAAAGGTGATTATATGGATCAGAAGTGGACGCAACCTGGTCGGCGACAAGGATCTCCTGAGCGGGGACAGAGTCCCGAGCGGCAACATAGCCCGGAGCGTCAAGGAAGATATTCTTCACCAGAGCGAAGGACTAGCCCTGGTAATGGCAGCGGAACCTCGCCCAAGCCCCGATCACAGAGAACGTTCCCCTCGGATGGGGACTACACCCAACACAGATCCAAAGAAACATTCAGAGCAAACGGTTCAGGTCGTCATCGGCATCAATTCTCCGAACCAACTAGGTCCCCAAGGGAAGAATACTACGAGACTACGGAAGATGACTATGATGATCGACCGCCGCCTCCGGAGGCACGGAGGAGAAGCCAAGAAATTGGTAGGAGTCAGGATGAAGCAAGGCGAAGTTATGATGAGGGAAGGAGTCACGATGAAGGAAGAAGGAGTCATGATGAAGGAAGAAGGGGTCACGATGAAGGAAGGCGAAACCACGACGAAGTCAGGCGGAGCTATGATCATGGAAGGCGCAGTCCAGATGAAGAGCCCTATGAATATCATAGTTTCGAACAAGCACCTCCTCCAGGACGTGGTAACTATGACACTTGGCATGCCCAATCTAGGAAGGAACGGGATCAAGATCCGCGACCTATTCCCCAGGACCTCCGTCGTTCGCCATCTCGGAATGGGCATTCAAGCCCAGAGCGTACTTCTCGACAACCCCCACCTCAACAACGTCCACCTCCTCAGCCATCTCAACAACAGCCTCGATCTGCCAACACTCAACCATCACGTCCTCCGACTGTTTCCCCAGCTACAAGTCCCCGGGCCCCCAATGGTCAACCTCCACAACAGTCCCAACAACGCCAATCAATGGCGATGAGGATGGCAGCTCAAGCTCTGGCCGACGAAGGTGGGAAACCGCGGCCAAGTAATGTACAGCAACCCCCGCGTGGCCCAGTGCGACCAGAAACTAGACAAGACACGTACGAAAGAAGGTCCCCAGCCCCTGTGGCGAGGAGAGAGCCTCCCCCTCGCACCCCCTCACCTCCCCCAAGTGAAACtgaagaagaatatgaggAGGTTCCTCCTCAGTGGCGCAAGCCGCCTACTCCTCCCTCCCCTAGTAAAGAACTAGCAGGCACGTCGCCCAGGAAAGGTCTGGCTCGTGTTCCACCCCCTCCTCCGCCTCGGCCTCCTTCGGCAATCACCAACCAAGAGGACGAATACAGATATGAGTATGACGAGCCGTATTGGGAGCAACCGGTCCAAAAACCAAAGTTGGCTGACGTATTGCCAAAACGCGAGCCGCTCAGAGAGAATATTCAACCGGCACTCACCCGCCCTCGTCCACCCGCCCGCAGGGACACCAGCCCAGCTCGCCGGGAGCAGACCCCAGTACAGCGAGAGCAGACCCCAGTACACCGGGAAGCAACCCCAGCACGCCGAGAAGCAACTCCGGTACGCCGAGAATCCACACCAGTGCAACGAGCAGCAACTCCGATAGGCCGAGAAGGAACTCCAGCGCGTCGAGATGCCAGCAGGGATGCGGCACTCCGCAGGCCTGTTCCTCCGCCCCCACCCCCTCCCGCTCCAATGTCGCCCCCTCAACAGCCCCAACAGGTCTCGCTGGCTCGGCAGCCTCCGCCTCCTCCACAAATTCAACCGTATCCTCAACAAGTCCAGCGGCGTCCTTCCCCACAAAGTCAAGAGCCACCTCCCCCACAGGCCCAGGTCCCACAAGTGCAAGAGCGTCCCTCCCGAGTACAAGAGCGTCCTCCGCAAGCGCAAGAACGTTTCCAGCAAGTCCACGACAGGCCAGCGCCCGTTGGATCTCCCAGTCCAGCGCGAGCTCCCGCGGTTATGCATCGGGCCGATGACCCAGCGCCTGCACCAGGTATACCGTCCTTCTCGTTCGACTTGGCAGACGAACCACCCCAATCCGTGGGGCCAAGTATCAGCGTTACTTCTCCACGGGACGCTGACCCGGCAGGCCCACGCATACATGTCGACGGACCTGAACCTGAACCTCCGAGCATCAGTATCATTGAAGATTCTCGCCCACAACTCTCCAATAACCGATCTGATTCTCCCGTGCGCCATGGAAGTGGTTTGAGGTGTGCTGGATGTGATGGGGCGATTGCTGGAAGGATTGTTAGTGCCATGGGATCCCGATGGCATCCTCATTGTTTCAA GTGCGACGATTGCGGAACACTGCTCGAGCATGTATCGTCCTATGAACATGATGGCAAGGCTTACTGTCATCTGGACTATCATGATCGATTCGCACCGCGCTGTTATCACTGCAAGACTCCCATCGT
- a CDS encoding oligosaccharyltransferase complex subunit: protein MLPQLRWLFIQALALQATALSLKGPKFAVTSAKASIVRAETIELDGPLTTVTVGKSENLRVSFTVLGDDGNPVRPHQAFLRMVDEKSGEEGIQPVKVGKDGKGKVEISISRPPVSLPPTTENPLSVSLILGSFTHTPRTVPLFNLRLPPSAPVTPHAQEKHYAPQPLIAHKFNPEPSQPPKVVSATFAAIALAPWLVLAGLLSQISTPLNTSTKALSYTGPFLSLLFALEGLLFVYWLKLRLFQVLTYGVILAVMAAGAGKRALAWKSTATK from the exons ATGCTCCCTCAACTGCGTTGGCTATTTATTCAAGCCCTGGCTCTTCAAGCGACGGCGCTCAGCCTTAAAGGGCCTAAATTCGCTGTAACGTCAGCAAAGGCTAGCATTGTTCGGGCAGAAAC CATCGAACTCGATGGGCCATTAACCACGGTGACCGTAGGAAAGAGCGAAAACCTAAGGGTATCTTTTACCGTGTTGGGAGATGATGGGAATCCTGTTCGGCCACATCAGGCATTTTTGCGTATGGTTGATGAAAAATCAGGAGAAGAGGGTATTCAGCCTGTAaaggttggcaaagacgGTAAAGGAAAGGTCGAAATC AGTATCAGCCGGCCACCCGTATCATTGCCCCCTACCACAGAAAATCCCTTGAGCGTCTCTCTGATTCTGGGCTCATTTACTCATACCCCTCGCACCGTCCCACTTTTCAATTTGCGGCTACCTCCGTCTGCCCCAG TCACCCCCCACGCACAAGAAAAGCATTATGCGCCACAGCCACTCATCGCGCATAAATTCAATCCGGAACCTTCCCAACCACCAAAAGTAGTATCCGCTACGTTTGCAGCGATTGCATTGGCTCCTTGGCTCGTTCTTGCCGGACTT TTATCCCAAATCTCGACCCCACTCAATACCAGCACCAAGGCACTGTCATACACTGGGCCGTTCCTTTCTCTTCTCTTTGCACTCGAAGGGTTGCTCTTCGTCTACTGGCTCAAGCTTCGATTATTCCAAGTTTTGACTTACGGTGTGATTCTTGCAGTCATggctgctggagccggaAAACGTGCTCTGGCTTGGAAGTCGACCGCTACGAAGTAG
- a CDS encoding syntaxin 6, with protein sequence MSIDPWHDVKNEVQNSLEAATNLRASFLRIQSTASVNSEELNWARNELKGTLAALDADLEDLEESVRIVEEAGGRLFGVEETEVMARRKYVVYVRNQIETMRQEVNTSVPPKSPSTAQMRRSPLADTGPREDEQAEWSRLEQQLEVQRQESTLDTISGTLHTLATQANLIGQEVGEHNELLSELEANVDRSGSKLDSAMKRMKHFIRETEETKSGTWTPMTGIESYLWMLPIFGQPGLDYITGLWAIVLAEYTGEWLMGTKSSQLLASNASPNINFLASINQEAEEQTDNENPTWHFNPTHFVLGLLLLGTVPSSFMPALPTPISPNETTELSVSCVYPPVKTPGTYPSLKDYLIETRTQATRAAKIVLWPEGAVRFSSDEQKKIAFGNVSDIANQHKVWVGVGYEQTFQDQDIYNGVQRVRGHNGLAIFGPGVQPVVYIKQKLVPLVESFSYEKSIVPPPRYPLQLAAPKKHPQGEIWPRTIPLSAAICLDVSAPLAASVPVNKTELGRPALILAPARTWHPEIGKTMFQYASMRATEQGASILWCDGGEGGVSV encoded by the exons ATGTCTATCGATCCATGGCATGATGTCAAAAACGAAGTACAAAATTCACTCGAGGCAGCCACAAATTTGAGAGCTTCGTTTCTACGAATACAAAGTACAGCTTCCGTCAATAGTGAGGAATTAAATTGGGCTCGAAATGAG CTCAAAGGCACGCTCGCTGCTCTTGATGCAGATCTGGAGGACCTCGAAGAAAGCGTGCG AATCGTCGAAGAGGCCGGCGGGCGGTTATTCGGCGTTGAGGAAACCGAGGTTATGGCCCGCCGAAAATATGTAGTCTATGTGCGCAATCAAATAGAG ACTATGAGACAGGAAGTTAACACTTCAGTG CCACCTAAATCACCCTCGACTGCTCAAATGAGGCGCTCTCCCTTGGCCGATACGGGTCCGCGTGAAGACGAACAGGCAGAGTGGTCAAGATTGGAACAACAG CTCGAAGTTCAACGGCAAGAATCAACCCTCGATACAATCTCTGGGACCCTTCATACACTGGCCACGCAAGCAAATCTCATCGGACAAGAGGTTGGAGAACATAATGA GTTGCTAAGCGAACTTGAAGCAAACGTTGATCGTTCCGGTTCAAAACTGGATTCTGCCATGAAACGAATGAAACATTTTATTAGAGAAACAGAAG AGACCAAGTCAG GCACCTGGACACCTATGACTGGAATCGAGTCTTATCTCTGGATGCTGCCCATTTTTGGGCAACCCGGTCTTGATTATATCACTGGCCTCTGGGCCATTGTTCTGGCAGAATACACAGGGGAATGGCTCATGGGTACCAAATCTAGCCAACTGTTGGCCAGTAATGCTTCCCCAAATATTAATTTTTTAGCATCCATTAATCAAGAGGCAGAAGAACAGACTGACAACGAGAATCCCACTTGGCATTTCAATCCTACTCATTTTGTTCTAGGCCTCTTACTACTGGGGACAGTTCCGTCTTCATTCATGCCCGCCCTTCCTACGCCAATATCCCCGAATGAAACCACTGAGCTATCGGTTTCATGTGTCTATCCGCCTGTTAAAACCCCGGGGACATACCCATCCTTGAAGGATTACCTTATTGAAACACGCACTCAAGCCACGCGAGCGGCAAAAATTGTCTTATGGCCTGAGGGAGCAGTTCGATTCAGCTCAGATGAACAGAAGAAAATCGCATTCGGAAACGTTTCGGATATTGCTAATCAGCACAAGGTTTGGGTTGGAGTTGGCTACGAACAGACGTTCCAAGACCAGGATATATATAATGGGGTGCAGAGAGTTCGAGGTCACAACGGTCTGGCTATATTCGGACCTGGCGTGCAGCCAGTGGTATATATCAAACAAAAGCTTGTACCCC TCGTTGAATCGTTTAGCTACGAAAAGTCGATTGTCCCGCCTCCTCGCTACCCACTGCAGCTGGCAGCACCCAAAAAACACCCCCAAGGCGAGATCTGGCCGAGGACCATACCCTTGTCTGCGGCTATCTGCCTCGATGTATCAGCTCCATTGGCGGCCTCTGTTCCAGTCAATAAAACCGAACTTGGACGTCCGGCATTAATCCTCGCACCAGCGAGGACTTGGCACCCCGAGATAGGGAAGACCATGTTTCAGTATGCATCAATGCGAGCCACCGAGCAAGGGGCATCGATCTTGTGGTGTGACGGGGGCGAAGGTGGAGTATCGGTATAG
- a CDS encoding 26S proteasome non-ATPase regulatory subunit 3, with translation MADTKPKDTPAEPEKPIEPAPVPISVGAEIKANLALLDRAVSTVEPRFTVRVLRNLTGLRKKINADHLRETVLTTYPKDSPARKALAPYVPSASSAKSDADSTPSVKISAEPIPEIDIYLRLLFILHFLDNSDVPKASKLTHETIEKIQSLNRRSLDPLAAKVYFYLDRVHEATGDLSSIRSLLLAAQRTASLRRDEECQAALINLLLRNYLHYNLYSQADKLVSKTTFPSSAGNSQLARYLYYVGRIRAVQLSYTEAHTHLQQAIRRAPVATLAPGFYQTVHKFFIVVELLMGDIPERGLFRHPVLKRALQPYLEIVRGMLPRFSNCAPLIDYVRSCSHWRPLTIQSTLSTYKDQFTNDGTFTLILRLRHNVIKTGIRSLSIAYSRISLRTIAQKLSLDSEENAEYIVSKAIRDGVIEAKIEHEKGWMESWERGTDRGTGRGGVYETGEPREAFQKRIAFCMELHNESVKAMRYPLNAHRKELASAEAAREREKELAKEIQEGDMDDDGDDATMGDF, from the exons ATGGCCGACACAAAACCCAAGGACACACCGGCCGAGCCCGAAAAGCCTATTGAACCTGCTCCAGTACCTATTTCAGTTGGCGcagaaatcaaggccaaccTGGCCCTTCTTGACCGCGCTGTCTCCACTGTCGAGCCTCGCTTCACCGTCCGCGTACTAAGGAATCTCACTGGACTTCGCAAGAAAATCAATGCTGATCATCTAAGGGAGACAGTATTGACCACCTATCCCAAAG ACAGCCCTGCTCGTAAGGCGCTTGCCCCATATGTTCCGAGTGCCTCTTCCGCAAAAAGCGATGCGGATTCAACTCCGAGTGTAAAAATCTCTGCAGAGCCCATTCCTGAGATTGATATCTACTTGCGTCTGCTCTTCATCTTGCACTTTCTCGACAATTCAGATGTCCCTAAGGCCAGCAAGTTAACGCATGAAACTATCGAGAAGATTCAGTCTCTGAACCGCCGTAGCTTGGATCCTCTGGCAGCTAAAGTCTACTTTTATCTAGATAGGGTACACGAAGCAACGGGTGACCTCTCATCAATTCGTTC CCTCCTCTTGGCCGCTCAGCGCACCGCTTCGTTAAGGAGAGATGAAGAATGTCAG GCTGCCTTAATTAACCTTTTGCTGCGAAATTACCTCCACTACAACCTTTATTCTCAAGCCGACAAACTCGTGTCAAAGACAACCTTCCCATCTTCCGCTGGAAACTCCCAGCTCGCCCGTTATTTGTACTATGTAGGGCGCATCCGGGCGGTTCAGTTGTCTTACACCGAGGCTCACACCCATCTCCAACAAGCCATTCGACGCGCGCCTGTAGCCACACTTGCCCCTGGGTTTTATCAAACAGTCCACAAGTTCTTCATAGTAGTCGAGCTTTTGATGGGTGATATCCCTGAGCGCGGTCTTTTCCGTCATCCGGTGCTCAAACGAGCCTTGCAACCCTACTTAGAGATTGTTCGAGGTATGCTTCCCCGATTCTCAAACTGTGCTCCGCTTATTGATTATGTTCGAAGCTGTTCGCACTGGAGACCTCTCACAATTCAGTCCACGTTATCTACTTATAAAGATCAGTTCACGAACGATGGTACTTTCACCTTGATCCTACGTCTGCGGCATAATGTCATTAAGACTGGCATCCGTTCGCTTTCGATTGCGTATTCTCGTATATCCCTTCGCACCATTGCTCAGAAACTTTCTCTCGACTCGGAGGAGAACGCTGAATACATCGTCAGTAAAGCTATTCGAGATGGTGTTATTGAGGCCAAGATCGAGCATGAGAAAGGGTGGATGGAGAGTTGGGAGCGCGGAACAGATCGTGGAACGGGCAGAGGTGGTGTTTATGAGACCGGTGAACCTCGCGAGGCTTTCCAAAAGCGTATTGCATTCTGTATGGAGTTGCATAACGAGAGTGTTAAG GCAATGCGATACCCCCTTAATGCGCATCGGAAAGAGTTGGCCAGCGCAGAGGCAGCTAGGGAACGTGAGAAGGAATTGGCCAAGGAGATTCAAGAGGGAGATATGGATGATGATGGCGACGATGCGACCATGGGTGACTTCTAA